One stretch of Cellulomonas wangsupingiae DNA includes these proteins:
- a CDS encoding type II toxin-antitoxin system Phd/YefM family antitoxin: MEVAVSALRAELRQWIETARSGQDVVVTERGVPVARLVGIGSADLVARLERDGLLTSADGERPAAEPDRAARPGRAVSGLVRRLRR; this comes from the coding sequence ATGGAGGTCGCGGTCAGCGCGTTGCGCGCGGAGCTCAGGCAGTGGATCGAGACGGCCCGCTCGGGGCAGGACGTCGTCGTCACCGAGCGCGGCGTGCCCGTCGCGCGGCTCGTGGGCATCGGGTCGGCGGACCTCGTCGCGCGCCTCGAGCGCGACGGCCTGCTGACGTCCGCCGACGGCGAGCGGCCCGCCGCGGAGCCCGACCGCGCCGCGCGCCCCGGACGCGCGGTGTCGGGTCTCGTGCGCCGGCTGCGGCGCTGA
- a CDS encoding FUSC family protein — MSAPLPARVMLRLQLGSRVRAGWARVRSSWALILQASAAAGLSYGIGLYVFGHEMPFFAPVAAWIALGFSRDRSVRRVAELAIGVAIGVAAGDLVVHVIGSGIWQMALVLAASALVGRFLDRGALLTTQAGVQAIVIVGLPQIGGGPFGRWIDALVGGVVALAVALLTPTDPRRHPRTLAQAAVHELTEVLDVLARGLRTRSVDDVEAALLTGRASQPALDEWRDAARSAAELVRLAPAHRRHRGELDAMVVQSVLLDRAMRSARVLARRSIAAVDEGHVAPGLPHVADVVGSAARATDDLALALGTGQDPHPTRERLLGVAASLDPYTLAPDDWQAQSLVLLLRSLVVDLLEAAGADPEGARATLPEL; from the coding sequence GTGAGCGCGCCCTTGCCGGCGCGCGTGATGCTGCGCCTGCAGCTGGGGTCGCGCGTGCGGGCCGGGTGGGCGCGCGTGCGCTCGTCGTGGGCGCTGATCCTGCAGGCCTCGGCCGCCGCGGGGCTCTCGTACGGCATCGGGCTGTACGTGTTCGGCCACGAGATGCCCTTCTTCGCGCCGGTCGCCGCGTGGATCGCGCTCGGGTTCTCGCGGGACCGGTCGGTGCGCCGCGTCGCCGAGCTCGCCATCGGGGTCGCGATCGGCGTCGCTGCCGGCGACCTCGTCGTCCACGTCATCGGGTCGGGCATCTGGCAGATGGCCCTCGTCCTGGCGGCGTCGGCGCTGGTCGGCAGGTTCCTCGACCGTGGGGCGCTGCTCACGACGCAGGCGGGGGTGCAGGCGATCGTCATCGTCGGCCTGCCGCAGATCGGCGGCGGGCCCTTCGGGCGGTGGATCGACGCGCTCGTCGGCGGCGTCGTCGCGCTCGCGGTCGCCCTGCTCACCCCGACGGACCCGCGCCGGCACCCCCGGACGCTGGCGCAGGCCGCGGTCCACGAGCTGACCGAGGTGCTCGACGTGCTGGCGCGCGGGCTGCGGACCCGCTCGGTCGACGACGTCGAGGCGGCGCTGCTCACCGGGCGGGCGTCGCAGCCGGCCCTCGACGAGTGGCGCGACGCGGCGCGCTCGGCAGCCGAGCTCGTGCGGCTGGCGCCCGCCCACCGGCGGCACCGCGGCGAGCTCGACGCGATGGTGGTGCAGTCCGTGCTGCTGGACCGCGCGATGCGCAGCGCCCGCGTGCTCGCGCGGCGCTCGATCGCCGCGGTCGACGAGGGGCACGTCGCGCCGGGGCTGCCGCACGTCGCCGACGTGGTCGGGTCGGCCGCGCGCGCCACGGACGACCTGGCGCTCGCGCTCGGCACGGGGCAGGACCCGCATCCGACCCGTGAGCGGCTCCTGGGCGTCGCGGCGAGCCTCGACCCGTACACCCTGGCGCCCGACGACTGGCAGGCACAGTCGCTCGTGCTGCTGCTGCGCTCGCTCGTCGTCGACCTGCTGGAGGCCGCGGGTGCCGATCCCGAGGGGGCCCGGGCCACGCTGCCCGAGCTCTGA
- a CDS encoding YgfZ/GcvT domain-containing protein: MTDSPQGPAVPRHRSPLLARHGAVPAGGPDAGVAWHYGDPTAEQRALMRGGAVVDQSHLGVVTVTGPDRLTWLHSLTSQDVATLAPRTSTELLVLDPHGHVEHAAGVVDDGTTTWLLTETAPALAAWLDRMRFMLRVEVADATDAWAALAEPVDAEGAPDEPVTWRDPWPRTAAGGTRYGPDDDAHPGADRRWRLVLVPRERLVEEVRAREAAGWPLVGTWASEALRVEAWRPRTSHEVDDRTIPHELDWLRTAVHLHKGCYRGQETVARVHNLGRPPRRLVMLHLDGSGHLLPDAGAAVRLPGAAAPTAGGADAAEPGRPVGRVTTVARHHELGPVALAVVKRSVPEDAVLLADCEGGAVAAGQEVIVAGEGVTPDRPVARGPLTRGLGGHPMLGG; the protein is encoded by the coding sequence ATGACCGACTCCCCGCAGGGACCGGCCGTGCCGCGGCACCGCAGCCCGCTGCTGGCGCGCCACGGCGCCGTCCCGGCAGGCGGCCCCGACGCGGGCGTCGCGTGGCACTACGGCGACCCGACGGCGGAGCAGCGTGCGCTGATGCGCGGCGGCGCGGTCGTCGACCAGTCGCACCTCGGCGTGGTCACGGTCACCGGCCCGGACCGTCTGACGTGGCTGCACTCCCTGACCAGCCAGGACGTCGCCACGCTCGCGCCGCGCACGTCGACCGAGCTGCTCGTGCTCGACCCGCACGGCCACGTCGAGCACGCGGCCGGCGTCGTCGACGACGGCACGACGACGTGGCTGCTCACCGAGACCGCGCCCGCGCTCGCCGCCTGGCTCGACCGCATGCGGTTCATGCTGCGCGTCGAGGTCGCGGACGCCACCGACGCCTGGGCCGCGCTGGCCGAGCCCGTCGACGCCGAGGGCGCGCCGGACGAGCCGGTCACGTGGCGCGACCCGTGGCCGCGCACCGCAGCCGGCGGCACCCGCTACGGACCGGACGACGACGCCCACCCGGGTGCCGACCGCCGGTGGCGCCTCGTGCTCGTGCCGCGCGAGCGGCTGGTCGAGGAGGTGCGGGCGCGGGAGGCGGCGGGCTGGCCGCTCGTCGGCACGTGGGCGTCCGAGGCGCTGCGCGTCGAGGCGTGGCGGCCGCGCACGAGCCACGAGGTCGACGACCGGACGATCCCGCACGAGCTGGACTGGCTGCGCACCGCGGTGCACCTGCACAAGGGCTGCTACCGCGGGCAGGAGACCGTCGCGCGCGTGCACAACCTGGGCCGGCCGCCGCGGCGTCTCGTCATGCTGCACCTCGACGGGTCCGGGCACCTGCTGCCCGACGCGGGGGCGGCCGTGCGGCTGCCCGGCGCGGCCGCACCGACCGCGGGCGGCGCCGACGCGGCCGAGCCGGGCCGGCCCGTGGGACGCGTCACGACCGTCGCGCGGCACCACGAGCTCGGGCCGGTGGCCCTCGCGGTCGTCAAGCGGTCCGTGCCGGAGGACGCCGTGCTGCTCGCCGACTGCGAGGGCGGTGCCGTGGCGGCCGGCCAGGAGGTCATCGTGGCCGGCGAGGGCGTGACGCCCGACCGGCCCGTCGCGCGGGGTCCGCTGACCCGCGGGCTCGGCGGGCATCCCATGCTCGGCGGGTGA
- a CDS encoding FABP family protein, translated as MPFVLPEGLAPEVYPLAWLVGRWRGEGVVGYPGIEESAFTQELEITHDGGPYLAYRTTTRLVVAPDDAADLDPDAPAAGDPDAAPAGAPEATDGPVWSTEAGYWRVPPERPADLAPDKHPVELLLADPSGHVAVYVGEVGNGRIDLASDLVAHTATGAVVTAGKRLYGMVNGELMWAHDLAAFGQPIQPYASARLARVDG; from the coding sequence GTGCCGTTCGTGCTGCCCGAGGGCCTGGCCCCCGAGGTCTACCCGCTCGCCTGGTTGGTCGGCCGCTGGCGCGGCGAGGGCGTCGTGGGGTACCCCGGGATCGAGGAGAGCGCCTTCACGCAGGAGCTCGAGATCACCCACGACGGTGGCCCCTACCTCGCGTACCGGACCACGACCCGGCTCGTCGTCGCACCGGACGACGCCGCCGACCTCGACCCGGACGCCCCGGCCGCGGGCGACCCCGACGCGGCGCCCGCGGGCGCCCCGGAGGCGACCGACGGCCCCGTGTGGTCCACCGAGGCCGGCTACTGGCGCGTCCCGCCCGAGCGCCCCGCGGACCTGGCACCGGACAAGCACCCGGTCGAGCTGCTGCTCGCCGACCCGTCCGGGCACGTCGCGGTGTACGTCGGCGAGGTCGGCAACGGGCGCATCGACCTCGCGTCGGACCTGGTCGCGCACACCGCGACCGGCGCGGTCGTCACGGCCGGCAAGCGGCTGTACGGCATGGTCAACGGCGAGCTGATGTGGGCCCACGACCTGGCGGCCTTCGGGCAGCCGATCCAGCCGTACGCCTCGGCCCGGCTGGCCCGGGTGGACGGCTGA
- a CDS encoding winged helix-turn-helix transcriptional regulator, whose amino-acid sequence MADLLLLTPASGGSAQVLPALGLLSHRVRVLPVEPSALVDAPDADIVVLDARRDLVTARTTCRLLRATGLTVPLVLVLTEGGLTVVTAEWGANDIVLEHATPAEVETRFRLVMEHAASSSYDDAPQEISSGELTIDAGGYTARLRGRPLDLTYKEFELLKYLVQHPGRVFTRAQLLQEVWGYDYYGGTRTVDVHVRRLRAKLGPEHEQLIGTVRNVGYRFDPPKDRRPAEDRSDVPEPAGA is encoded by the coding sequence GTGGCGGATCTGCTGCTGCTCACACCTGCGTCCGGCGGCTCGGCACAGGTGCTTCCCGCGTTGGGGCTCCTGTCCCACCGGGTCCGGGTGCTCCCCGTCGAGCCGTCCGCACTCGTGGACGCCCCGGACGCGGACATCGTCGTGCTCGACGCGCGCCGTGACCTCGTCACCGCACGGACCACGTGCCGGCTCCTGCGTGCGACGGGTCTGACCGTGCCGCTGGTGCTCGTGCTGACCGAGGGCGGTCTCACGGTCGTCACCGCGGAGTGGGGCGCGAACGACATCGTGCTGGAGCACGCGACGCCGGCCGAGGTCGAGACGCGGTTCCGGCTCGTCATGGAGCACGCCGCGTCGTCCTCCTACGACGACGCCCCGCAGGAGATCTCGTCGGGCGAGCTGACGATCGACGCCGGCGGGTACACCGCGCGGCTGCGGGGGCGGCCGCTGGACCTCACGTACAAGGAGTTCGAGCTCCTCAAGTACCTCGTGCAGCACCCGGGCCGCGTGTTCACGCGCGCGCAGCTGCTGCAGGAGGTCTGGGGCTACGACTACTACGGGGGCACGCGGACGGTCGACGTCCACGTGCGTCGGCTGCGGGCCAAGCTCGGGCCCGAGCACGAGCAGCTCATCGGCACGGTGCGCAACGTGGGCTACCGGTTCGACCCGCCCAAGGACCGGCGCCCCGCCGAGGACCGCAGCGACGTCCCGGAGCCCGCGGGCGCCTGA
- the nhaA gene encoding Na+/H+ antiporter NhaA → MPTDQPGTERPARTLFAALSPGSERNLADTLRDERTGGLLLLAGALAALLWANLAPESYRAVSGTVIGPAALHLDLDVAHWAADGLLAVFFFVVGLELKREIAVGELRHVATAALPAAAAVGGMIAPAGIYLAVNAAMPGGAPQGWAVPTATDIAFAVGVLAIVGRGVPVALRAFLLTLAVVDDLLAIVIIAVGFTDAVAVGLVLGSLACVAAFALALRRGLRSPFLLVPLALAAWALLHASGVHATIAGVLLGFAVPALPGSLTRGAAGDAPSLAEHYEHLWRPVSAGFAVPVFALFAAGVTIETATIGATFAQPVGLGVVLGLVLGKPLGITLATLLASRFTRARLAPGLGWWDVIGVGLLGGIGFTVSLLVGSLAFGTGTTEADEVVVGVLAASLLAALTGGAVLAWRGRVHTSRAGDVAPPDAAERAADPQAPPAVPDTGAPAPGTTEEHREPGASG, encoded by the coding sequence GTGCCCACTGACCAGCCCGGGACCGAGCGGCCCGCGCGCACCCTGTTCGCCGCGCTGAGCCCCGGCAGCGAGCGCAACCTCGCCGACACCCTGCGCGACGAGCGCACGGGCGGCCTCCTGCTCCTCGCCGGCGCCCTCGCCGCCCTGCTGTGGGCCAACCTCGCACCCGAGTCGTACCGCGCGGTCAGCGGGACCGTCATCGGGCCGGCCGCGCTGCACCTCGACCTCGACGTCGCGCACTGGGCGGCCGACGGCCTGCTCGCGGTCTTCTTCTTCGTCGTCGGGCTCGAGCTGAAGCGGGAGATCGCCGTCGGCGAGCTGCGGCACGTGGCGACGGCGGCCCTGCCCGCGGCCGCGGCCGTCGGCGGCATGATCGCGCCGGCGGGGATCTACCTGGCCGTCAACGCCGCGATGCCCGGCGGGGCGCCGCAGGGGTGGGCCGTCCCGACGGCGACGGACATCGCGTTCGCGGTGGGGGTCCTGGCGATCGTCGGGCGGGGCGTGCCCGTCGCGCTGCGCGCGTTCCTGCTGACCCTCGCGGTCGTCGACGACCTCCTCGCGATCGTCATCATCGCGGTGGGCTTCACCGACGCCGTGGCCGTCGGCCTCGTGCTCGGCTCGCTCGCGTGCGTCGCGGCCTTCGCGCTGGCCCTGCGCCGCGGCCTGCGCTCACCGTTCCTGCTCGTGCCCCTCGCGCTCGCGGCGTGGGCGCTGCTGCACGCGTCCGGCGTGCACGCGACCATCGCCGGGGTGCTCCTCGGCTTCGCCGTCCCCGCGCTGCCGGGGTCGCTCACCCGGGGAGCCGCGGGCGACGCACCCTCCCTGGCCGAGCACTACGAGCACCTGTGGCGGCCGGTGTCCGCCGGGTTCGCCGTGCCGGTGTTCGCGCTGTTCGCGGCCGGCGTCACCATCGAGACGGCGACGATCGGGGCGACGTTCGCTCAGCCCGTGGGCCTCGGCGTCGTCCTCGGGCTCGTGCTCGGCAAGCCCCTGGGCATCACGCTCGCGACGCTCCTGGCCTCCCGGTTCACGCGGGCACGGCTCGCGCCCGGCCTGGGCTGGTGGGACGTGATCGGCGTCGGCCTGCTCGGCGGCATCGGCTTCACCGTGTCGCTGCTGGTCGGCTCGCTCGCGTTCGGGACGGGGACCACCGAGGCCGACGAGGTCGTCGTCGGGGTCCTCGCGGCGTCCCTGCTCGCCGCGCTCACCGGTGGTGCCGTGCTCGCGTGGCGCGGGCGCGTGCACACGTCACGTGCCGGTGACGTCGCACCGCCCGACGCCGCCGAGCGCGCCGCCGACCCGCAGGCGCCGCCGGCGGTGCCCGACACCGGTGCGCCGGCACCGGGGACGACCGAAGAGCACCGCGAGCCGGGGGCGAGCGGGTAG
- a CDS encoding alpha/beta fold hydrolase: MTPVDSATLLIDGPWEHRFVTANGARFHVAVTGPQDAPLVLLLHGMPQLWWAWRHQLPVLAGAGYRVAAMDLRGTGGSDKPPQGYDVPTLAADAAGVVRSLGAGSAVVVGSGTGGDVAWATAAYHPDVVRAIGVLGAPHPLDAVALPRPALGPSAAALLAFAQLPSLPERAMTQGDLVDRMLTHWGGVPGLPDRLAVETYRRAVRVPFAAHSQLEQVRWLVRSMPRPDGSRYRAALRAARPVPVLQVHGLRDGLRPASGAALRAGTAELARPYRFELLHGAGHYLPDQAPGLVGELLVDWLAEVDAVSP; encoded by the coding sequence ATGACCCCCGTCGACTCCGCCACGCTCCTGATCGATGGCCCCTGGGAGCACCGCTTCGTGACCGCGAACGGCGCACGCTTCCACGTCGCCGTGACGGGTCCCCAGGACGCCCCGCTCGTCCTGCTGCTGCACGGCATGCCCCAGCTGTGGTGGGCGTGGCGCCACCAGCTGCCGGTGCTCGCCGGCGCGGGGTACCGCGTCGCCGCGATGGACCTGCGCGGGACCGGCGGGTCGGACAAGCCGCCGCAGGGGTACGACGTCCCGACGCTCGCGGCCGACGCGGCGGGCGTGGTCCGGTCGCTGGGCGCCGGGTCGGCGGTCGTCGTCGGCTCCGGGACGGGTGGGGACGTCGCGTGGGCCACGGCCGCGTACCACCCGGACGTCGTGCGCGCGATCGGCGTCCTGGGGGCGCCGCACCCGCTCGACGCGGTGGCGCTGCCGCGCCCGGCCCTCGGCCCGTCGGCGGCCGCGCTGCTCGCGTTCGCGCAGCTGCCGTCCCTGCCCGAGCGCGCCATGACGCAGGGCGACCTCGTGGACCGGATGCTCACGCACTGGGGCGGGGTGCCCGGCCTGCCGGACCGCCTGGCGGTCGAGACGTACCGGCGGGCCGTGCGCGTGCCGTTCGCCGCCCACAGCCAGCTCGAGCAGGTGCGCTGGCTCGTGCGGTCCATGCCCCGGCCCGACGGCAGCCGCTACCGCGCGGCGCTGCGGGCGGCGCGCCCGGTGCCCGTCCTGCAGGTGCACGGTCTGCGCGACGGGCTGCGGCCCGCGTCCGGTGCGGCCCTGCGCGCCGGCACCGCCGAGCTGGCGCGGCCCTACCGGTTCGAGCTGCTGCACGGCGCCGGGCACTACCTGCCCGACCAGGCCCCGGGGCTCGTCGGCGAGCTGCTCGTGGACTGGCTGGCGGAGGTCGACGCCGTCAGTCCCTGA
- the nth gene encoding endonuclease III → MDATVQESQLARTRRARRVDRALSVRYPDARCELDFRNPFELLIATVLSAQTTDVRVNQTTPELFDRWPDAAAMATADLQDLEDVLRPTGFFRAKARSVSGIGAALVERFGGQVPARLDDLVTLPGVGRKTANVVLGNAFGVPGITVDTHVQRLSQRLGYTTSEDPVVIEAELGALLEKREWTMASHRLIFHGRRTCFARRPACGACPVATMCPSAGIGETDPVVAAEMVRD, encoded by the coding sequence GTGGACGCCACCGTGCAGGAGAGCCAGCTCGCCCGGACGCGGCGTGCCCGCCGTGTCGACCGTGCGCTGTCGGTGAGGTACCCCGACGCGCGGTGCGAGCTGGACTTCCGCAACCCGTTCGAGCTGCTGATCGCGACCGTGCTGTCGGCGCAGACCACGGACGTCCGCGTGAACCAGACGACGCCCGAGCTGTTCGACCGGTGGCCCGACGCGGCGGCGATGGCGACCGCGGACCTGCAGGACCTGGAGGACGTGCTGCGGCCGACGGGCTTCTTCCGGGCCAAGGCGCGGTCGGTCAGCGGGATCGGCGCGGCGCTCGTCGAGCGGTTCGGTGGCCAGGTCCCTGCGCGGCTCGACGACCTCGTGACGCTGCCGGGCGTGGGGCGCAAGACGGCCAACGTCGTCCTCGGCAACGCGTTCGGCGTCCCGGGCATCACGGTCGACACGCACGTGCAGCGGCTGTCGCAGCGCCTCGGCTACACGACGAGCGAGGACCCCGTCGTCATCGAGGCCGAGCTCGGCGCGCTCCTCGAGAAGCGTGAGTGGACCATGGCCTCGCACCGGCTGATCTTCCACGGGCGACGCACCTGCTTCGCGCGGCGCCCCGCGTGCGGCGCGTGCCCCGTGGCCACGATGTGCCCCTCGGCCGGGATCGGCGAGACGGATCCCGTCGTCGCCGCGGAGATGGTCAGGGACTGA
- a CDS encoding Crp/Fnr family transcriptional regulator, translated as MAEDIVLTAPLFAGMDEESSGALIASMKVLDVTRGDVLFHEGEPGDRLYLVRDGKIKLGRRSNDGRENLLAVLGPGEMFGELSLFDPGPRTATATVVADAVVLELGHHELVTWLADKPTVAEHLLQALARRLRRTNEALADLVFSDVPGRVAKALLDLSTRFGQPVDEGIRVAHDLTQEELAQLVGASRETVNKALADFAARGWVRREGRAVVLLDVDRLERRAR; from the coding sequence GTGGCGGAGGACATCGTGCTGACGGCGCCGCTGTTCGCGGGCATGGACGAGGAGTCCTCGGGGGCGCTCATCGCCTCGATGAAGGTCCTCGACGTCACCCGGGGCGACGTGCTGTTCCATGAGGGCGAGCCGGGAGACCGGCTCTACCTGGTGCGGGACGGCAAGATCAAGCTGGGCCGGCGTTCCAACGACGGCCGCGAGAACCTGCTGGCCGTGCTCGGCCCGGGCGAGATGTTCGGCGAGCTGTCCCTGTTCGACCCGGGGCCGCGCACCGCGACGGCCACGGTCGTCGCGGACGCCGTCGTGCTGGAGCTCGGGCACCACGAGCTCGTGACGTGGCTGGCGGACAAGCCGACGGTCGCCGAGCACCTGCTGCAGGCCCTCGCGCGGCGCCTGCGCCGCACCAACGAGGCGCTCGCGGACCTCGTCTTCTCCGACGTCCCGGGCCGTGTCGCCAAGGCCCTGCTCGACCTGTCGACGCGGTTCGGCCAGCCGGTGGACGAGGGGATCCGCGTGGCGCACGACCTCACGCAGGAGGAGCTCGCCCAGCTCGTCGGCGCGTCGCGCGAGACCGTCAACAAGGCGCTCGCCGACTTCGCCGCCCGCGGCTGGGTGCGTCGCGAGGGCCGTGCCGTGGTCCTGCTCGACGTCGACCGCCTCGAGCGCCGCGCCCGCTGA
- a CDS encoding RidA family protein has translation MTAAPGRVAARLAELGLTLPSAAAPVGAYVPAVRSGTHVWTSGQLPFVDGALPVTGKVGRDVDQDAAAGLARTAALNALAAVGALLAAEAAGDPVDPLAALDRVRRVVKVVGFVACDPAFTAQPAVLNGASVLLHEVFGQAGVHARSAVGVAVLPLDSPVEVELVVETD, from the coding sequence GTGACGGCGGCCCCCGGCCGCGTCGCGGCGCGCCTCGCCGAGCTGGGTCTGACCCTGCCGTCCGCGGCCGCGCCCGTCGGGGCCTACGTGCCCGCGGTGCGCAGCGGCACGCACGTCTGGACGTCGGGTCAGCTCCCGTTCGTCGACGGGGCGCTGCCGGTGACCGGCAAGGTCGGGCGCGACGTCGACCAGGACGCCGCCGCCGGGCTCGCGCGCACGGCGGCGCTCAACGCGCTCGCCGCGGTGGGCGCGCTGCTGGCGGCCGAGGCGGCCGGCGACCCGGTCGACCCGCTCGCCGCGCTGGACCGTGTGCGGCGCGTGGTCAAGGTCGTCGGCTTCGTGGCCTGCGACCCCGCGTTCACCGCGCAGCCCGCCGTCCTCAACGGAGCGAGCGTGCTGCTGCACGAGGTCTTCGGGCAGGCAGGCGTGCACGCGCGCTCCGCCGTGGGTGTCGCGGTGCTGCCGCTCGACTCGCCGGTCGAGGTGGAGCTCGTCGTCGAGACCGACTGA
- a CDS encoding WhiB family transcriptional regulator codes for MTGLGAHEYEGHWTALASCGQGKHAPDALFVEGAAQREARAVCQGCPVRLDCLADALDSRADFGVWGGMTERERRALLRRRPDVASWRAELVGSEPALVALGGV; via the coding sequence GTGACAGGCCTGGGGGCACACGAGTACGAGGGGCACTGGACGGCGCTGGCGTCCTGCGGCCAGGGCAAGCACGCGCCCGACGCGCTGTTCGTGGAGGGTGCCGCCCAGCGTGAGGCCCGGGCCGTGTGCCAGGGCTGCCCGGTGCGGCTCGACTGCCTCGCCGACGCGCTCGACAGCCGCGCCGACTTCGGCGTGTGGGGCGGGATGACCGAGCGGGAGCGACGCGCGCTGCTGCGGCGCCGGCCCGACGTGGCGTCGTGGCGCGCCGAGCTCGTGGGCTCGGAGCCGGCGCTGGTCGCCCTGGGCGGTGTGTGA